The following proteins are encoded in a genomic region of Paenibacillus sp. FSL R7-0273:
- the guaB gene encoding IMP dehydrogenase: MWEDKFGKEGLTFDDVLLVPRKSEVLPKEVDLSTVLSNNVKLNIPVISAGMDTVTEAAMAIAIAREGGVGIIHKNMSVEQQAGEVDRVKRSESGVITNPFSLTPDHLVSDAEHLMGKYRISGVPVVDDNNKLVGIITNRDMRFIHDYSAPISEYMTRDNLVTASVGTTLQEAEVMLQRHKIEKLPLVDDNNILKGLITIKDIEKAIQFPNGAKDAQGRLLVGAAIGISKDANERAKALVEAGVDLLVVDSAHGHHINIIEAVRNLRAQYPDLTIVAGNVATGEATRDLIEAGASIVKVGIGPGSICTTRVIAGIGVPQITAIYDCATVAREYGVPIIADGGIKYSGEITKAIAAGASAVMMGSLFAGTEESPGESELYQGRKFKVYRGMGSMSAMKQGSKDRYFQDDDKKLVPEGIEGRVAFKGPLSDTVHQLIGGLRSGMGYCGTKNLTELRDDTSFIRITGAGLRESHPHDVQITKEAPNYSL, encoded by the coding sequence GTGTGGGAAGATAAGTTTGGCAAAGAAGGACTGACGTTTGATGATGTGCTGCTGGTGCCGCGTAAATCCGAGGTGCTGCCGAAGGAAGTGGATCTGTCCACGGTTTTGAGTAACAACGTGAAGCTTAATATTCCGGTCATCAGTGCCGGAATGGATACTGTTACAGAAGCTGCTATGGCCATTGCTATTGCCCGTGAAGGCGGGGTCGGCATTATTCACAAGAATATGTCTGTAGAGCAGCAGGCTGGTGAAGTAGACCGGGTTAAACGTTCTGAAAGCGGCGTAATCACCAATCCTTTCTCTCTCACACCGGATCATCTTGTATCCGATGCAGAACATCTGATGGGTAAATACCGCATTTCCGGCGTACCGGTTGTTGATGACAACAATAAACTGGTTGGTATCATCACTAACCGCGATATGCGCTTTATTCATGACTACAGCGCTCCAATCAGCGAGTATATGACGCGCGATAATCTGGTAACGGCATCTGTAGGTACTACCCTTCAGGAAGCAGAGGTTATGCTGCAGCGCCATAAGATCGAGAAGCTGCCGCTGGTCGATGACAATAACATTCTCAAAGGTCTTATTACTATTAAAGACATCGAGAAAGCCATTCAATTCCCTAACGGAGCCAAAGATGCACAGGGCCGTCTCCTTGTCGGTGCAGCTATCGGGATTTCCAAGGATGCAAACGAACGTGCAAAAGCGCTGGTTGAAGCCGGTGTTGACTTGCTGGTTGTTGACTCTGCACACGGCCACCACATTAATATTATTGAAGCAGTACGTAATCTGCGCGCCCAGTATCCGGACCTTACCATTGTAGCCGGTAATGTGGCAACAGGCGAGGCAACACGTGACCTGATCGAAGCAGGCGCATCTATTGTTAAGGTAGGTATTGGACCTGGTTCCATTTGTACCACGCGTGTTATTGCCGGTATCGGTGTACCGCAAATTACTGCTATTTATGATTGTGCAACCGTTGCTCGTGAGTACGGAGTACCTATTATCGCAGACGGCGGGATTAAATATTCAGGCGAGATTACCAAAGCTATTGCTGCTGGAGCATCGGCAGTTATGATGGGCAGCCTGTTCGCAGGCACTGAAGAAAGCCCGGGTGAGTCCGAGCTCTACCAGGGTCGTAAGTTCAAAGTGTACCGCGGTATGGGCAGCATGAGTGCTATGAAGCAGGGCAGTAAGGACCGCTACTTCCAGGATGATGACAAGAAGCTTGTTCCGGAAGGCATTGAAGGACGAGTTGCTTTTAAAGGACCTCTTTCCGATACCGTTCACCAACTGATTGGCGGACTCCGTTCAGGTATGGGCTACTGCGGGACCAAGAATTTGACCGAGCTGCGTGATGATACCAGCTTTATCCGGATTACCGGAGCAGGACTCCGTGAGAGCCATCCGCATGATGTGCAGATTACCAAGGAAGCACCTAACTACTCCTTGTAA
- the tadA gene encoding tRNA adenosine(34) deaminase TadA, translating into MNIHSSELPEDELSLHEFWMKEAVAEARKAESLGEVPIGAVIVRHGEIIGRGYNLRETTLDSTAHAEMVAIRQASIALNSWRLLDCQLYVTLEPCPMCAGAMVQSRLPLTVYGTTDPKAGCAGTLMNLLEEPRFNHRTEIIQGVLQEECAELLTSFFRRLRKKPPKLGMD; encoded by the coding sequence TTGAATATTCACAGCAGTGAATTACCGGAGGATGAATTAAGCCTTCATGAATTCTGGATGAAAGAGGCGGTTGCGGAAGCGCGCAAAGCAGAGAGCCTGGGCGAGGTGCCTATCGGCGCGGTTATTGTACGCCACGGGGAGATTATCGGGCGAGGCTACAACCTGCGAGAAACAACACTGGACTCAACCGCCCATGCCGAAATGGTCGCTATCCGCCAGGCAAGCATTGCGCTTAACTCCTGGAGGCTGCTGGACTGCCAGCTCTACGTTACGCTTGAGCCCTGTCCCATGTGTGCAGGGGCAATGGTTCAATCACGGCTGCCGCTTACGGTATACGGCACCACAGATCCGAAGGCAGGCTGTGCCGGAACCCTTATGAACCTGCTCGAGGAGCCGAGATTTAATCACCGGACTGAGATCATTCAGGGTGTACTTCAGGAGGAGTGCGCAGAGCTGCTTACCTCCTTCTTCCGCCGGCTCCGCAAGAAGCCGCCCAAGCTCGGAATGGATTAA
- the pdxT gene encoding pyridoxal 5'-phosphate synthase glutaminase subunit PdxT: MRIGVLALQGAVTEHIISIEKTGAQGLPVKRVEQLEEIQGLIIPGGESTTIGKLMRKYGFIEAIRSFSDRGKPIFGTCAGMIVMAKRIAGDEAAHLELMDITVARNAFGRQRESFECDLNVKGISEPVRAVFIRAPLISEAGPGVDVLTVYNNEIVTARQDHLLVSSYHPELTDDYRLHQYFADMVEASAAAKQ; encoded by the coding sequence ATGAGAATAGGAGTGCTGGCGCTGCAAGGCGCTGTTACTGAGCATATTATCAGCATAGAGAAGACAGGTGCGCAAGGGCTGCCTGTTAAGCGCGTAGAGCAGCTTGAGGAAATACAGGGACTGATTATCCCCGGCGGAGAGAGCACAACAATCGGCAAGCTGATGCGCAAATATGGCTTTATAGAAGCCATTCGCAGCTTTTCTGACCGGGGGAAGCCTATCTTTGGTACATGTGCCGGGATGATTGTAATGGCAAAGAGAATTGCCGGAGACGAAGCCGCGCATCTGGAGCTGATGGATATTACCGTTGCCCGGAATGCCTTTGGCCGCCAGCGGGAAAGCTTTGAATGTGACCTGAATGTAAAGGGGATCAGTGAGCCGGTCCGCGCCGTCTTTATCCGTGCCCCGCTGATAAGTGAGGCAGGTCCGGGTGTCGATGTGCTAACAGTCTATAACAACGAGATTGTCACAGCACGCCAGGACCATCTGCTCGTATCCTCCTACCATCCGGAATTAACAGATGATTACCGGCTGCATCAATACTTTGCCGATATGGTAGAGGCAAGTGCTGCAGCCAAACAATAG
- a CDS encoding small acid-soluble spore protein P: MSKPKSMPVPGAENNQQSGKQHHSSGPKPLSGSKKVKQANHVDHNNPQG; encoded by the coding sequence ATGAGCAAGCCCAAAAGTATGCCTGTACCGGGAGCAGAGAATAATCAGCAGTCCGGAAAGCAGCACCATTCATCCGGTCCCAAGCCGTTATCCGGCTCCAAAAAGGTGAAACAGGCCAATCATGTGGACCATAATAACCCGCAGGGGTAG
- a CDS encoding D-alanyl-D-alanine carboxypeptidase family protein encodes MILKHKRKFSSKQLVIKTATVGLLLNMLASPVSSAVFATEVQTPAATSQAGTTDADKAATNTAAVKIPSVESLGLNVSSAVLIEPTTGEVLLSYNADEALPPASMTKMMTEYLVTEAVNNGQISWDQTISIQENAAQQVGSRIFLAQGDQHTVRELYIAMAVGSANDATVALAELVSGSEQQFVTLMNETAQKMGMKTAYFINSTGLDRADMPSKYRPELDRETVMSAMDAAILAKYIVTEHPDFSEFTTIQSYKFRERDTKPMINYNWMLEANKDIANFKAYAYPGLDGLKTGHTSKAGNCFTGTAVRDGMRLISVVMGADTEAHRFTETKKVLDFGFNNFEIKQVVAAKSVIAGKETVPVQKGKNEDVPVVTDAGVTFIVPKGTTNPAVETAVAVNDASTLVAPIANATAVGKVTYTYKIEGMETVQQKTVNLITAEEAEKAGWFKLLMRAIGDFFGDLFTGIKDLF; translated from the coding sequence GTGATTTTGAAGCACAAGCGTAAATTTAGCAGCAAGCAATTAGTGATTAAGACAGCGACAGTAGGTCTGCTTTTAAATATGTTAGCTTCTCCAGTAAGTTCTGCAGTATTCGCCACCGAAGTACAGACTCCGGCAGCCACCTCACAGGCAGGCACAACCGATGCGGATAAGGCAGCAACGAATACTGCAGCTGTTAAGATTCCTTCGGTGGAATCGTTGGGACTTAACGTAAGCTCGGCTGTATTGATTGAACCGACTACAGGGGAAGTTCTTTTATCGTATAATGCGGATGAGGCGCTGCCGCCGGCCAGTATGACCAAGATGATGACAGAATACCTTGTTACCGAAGCTGTGAACAATGGCCAGATTTCCTGGGATCAGACAATCAGCATTCAGGAGAACGCGGCCCAGCAGGTCGGTTCACGGATCTTTTTGGCACAGGGTGACCAACATACCGTTAGAGAGCTTTACATAGCTATGGCAGTAGGTTCAGCTAATGATGCTACTGTTGCTCTGGCAGAGCTGGTATCCGGCTCGGAGCAGCAGTTTGTGACCCTAATGAACGAGACAGCCCAGAAGATGGGGATGAAGACAGCTTATTTCATTAACTCCACCGGTCTTGACCGGGCGGACATGCCTTCCAAATACCGGCCGGAGTTAGACCGGGAAACAGTGATGTCTGCGATGGATGCGGCTATTCTTGCTAAATATATTGTAACAGAGCATCCTGATTTTTCTGAGTTCACAACGATTCAATCCTATAAATTCCGTGAGCGCGATACCAAGCCGATGATTAACTATAACTGGATGCTTGAAGCGAATAAGGATATCGCCAACTTCAAGGCGTATGCTTATCCGGGCCTGGACGGGCTGAAGACAGGACATACCTCCAAAGCAGGCAACTGCTTTACCGGTACGGCAGTACGTGATGGTATGCGTCTGATCAGTGTAGTCATGGGGGCGGACACGGAGGCACACCGTTTCACAGAGACGAAGAAGGTGCTTGATTTCGGCTTCAATAATTTTGAGATCAAGCAGGTTGTTGCTGCGAAATCCGTTATTGCGGGAAAGGAAACCGTGCCTGTCCAAAAGGGTAAAAACGAAGACGTACCGGTAGTTACAGATGCCGGGGTTACCTTCATTGTGCCAAAAGGAACAACAAACCCTGCAGTAGAAACGGCTGTTGCTGTTAATGATGCCTCCACACTTGTAGCTCCTATTGCCAATGCTACTGCTGTTGGTAAGGTAACCTATACCTATAAGATTGAAGGTATGGAAACCGTGCAGCAAAAAACAGTCAATCTGATTACAGCAGAGGAAGCAGAGAAGGCCGGCTGGTTCAAGCTGCTGATGCGGGCAATTGGCGATTTTTTCGGTGATCTGTTTACAGGGATTAAGGATCTGTTCTAA
- the pdxS gene encoding pyridoxal 5'-phosphate synthase lyase subunit PdxS, which produces METGTSRVKRGMAEMQKGGVIMDVMNAEQAKIAEAAGAVAVMALERVPSDIRAAGGVARMADPTIVEEVLKVVSIPVMAKARIGHYVEAKVLESLGVDYLDESEVLTPADEVFHIDKHDFTVPFVCGAKDLGEALRRINEGASMIRTKGEPGTGNIVEAVRHMRFINSQIRKVTGLSKDELYHEAKTLGVPYELLLEVHELGKLPVVNFAAGGVATPADAALMMHLGADGVFVGSGIFKSDNPEKFARAIVEATTHFTDYKLIAEVSKNLGTPMKGIDIATLTPAERMSERGR; this is translated from the coding sequence ATGGAAACAGGAACATCGCGGGTCAAAAGAGGTATGGCAGAAATGCAAAAGGGCGGCGTCATTATGGACGTCATGAATGCTGAGCAGGCGAAAATTGCCGAAGCTGCAGGTGCAGTAGCTGTAATGGCGCTGGAACGGGTTCCTTCGGATATCCGTGCAGCAGGCGGAGTAGCCCGGATGGCTGACCCAACCATTGTAGAAGAAGTGCTCAAGGTTGTTAGCATCCCCGTAATGGCAAAGGCCCGTATCGGCCATTATGTTGAGGCAAAAGTGCTGGAATCACTCGGCGTTGACTACCTGGATGAGAGCGAAGTCCTTACCCCTGCAGATGAAGTATTCCATATCGACAAGCATGATTTTACTGTTCCTTTCGTATGCGGAGCCAAAGATCTCGGAGAGGCCCTGCGCCGCATTAATGAAGGAGCATCCATGATCCGTACCAAAGGCGAGCCGGGAACAGGCAACATCGTCGAAGCTGTGCGGCATATGCGCTTTATTAACAGCCAAATCCGCAAAGTAACCGGCCTGTCTAAGGACGAGCTGTACCATGAAGCCAAAACCCTAGGTGTTCCGTATGAGCTGCTGCTCGAAGTTCATGAGCTTGGTAAGCTCCCGGTGGTTAACTTTGCCGCAGGCGGAGTCGCCACTCCGGCGGATGCCGCGCTGATGATGCACCTTGGTGCAGACGGCGTATTTGTCGGCTCCGGTATTTTTAAATCGGACAACCCCGAGAAATTTGCCCGTGCAATCGTTGAAGCAACCACTCACTTTACTGACTACAAGCTGATTGCTGAGGTATCTAAGAATCTGGGTACTCCAATGAAGGGTATTGATATTGCCACTCTGACTCCTGCTGAGCGCATGTCAGAACGCGGCCGTTAA
- the serS gene encoding serine--tRNA ligase, which produces MLDVKVLRNDYAKVEEALNNRGKSLDLIAGFPQLDLRRRELLQETEGLKNRRNVVSGDVAKKKKNGEPADDLIAEMRTVSDRIKELDDEVRELEVQIDELTMSIPNIPHASVPVGKSEEENVEVRRWAQPREFGFTPKSHWELAQQLDILDFEAAAKVTGSRFVFYKGLGARLERALINFMMDLHSGEHNYEEMLPPQIVNKDSLYGTGQLPKFEEDLFKLRDTEYYLIPTAEVPVTNYYREEILTAADLPKYFVAYSSCFRSEAGSAGRDTRGLIRQHQFNKVELVKLTTPESSYEELEKMTADAERVLQLLELPYRVLGLCTGDMGFTSAKTYDLEVWLPESGMYREISSCSNTEDFQARRANIRFRKEPKAKPEFVHTLNGSALAVGRTVAAILENYQQEDGSVLIPEVLQPYMRNVKVISPKVSQ; this is translated from the coding sequence GTGCTAGATGTAAAAGTATTGCGCAATGACTACGCTAAAGTAGAAGAAGCGCTTAACAACCGTGGTAAATCGCTTGACCTTATCGCCGGATTCCCGCAGCTTGACCTGCGCCGGCGGGAGCTGCTGCAGGAAACGGAGGGTCTCAAGAACCGCCGCAATGTCGTTTCAGGCGATGTGGCCAAGAAGAAAAAGAACGGTGAGCCGGCTGACGATCTGATCGCAGAAATGCGTACTGTATCAGACCGGATTAAAGAGCTGGATGATGAAGTCCGTGAGCTTGAAGTACAGATTGATGAGCTGACGATGAGTATCCCTAATATTCCTCATGCATCAGTGCCGGTAGGCAAATCGGAAGAGGAAAATGTGGAGGTCCGGCGCTGGGCCCAGCCGCGTGAGTTCGGATTCACACCGAAGTCGCACTGGGAGCTTGCACAGCAGCTGGACATCCTGGACTTCGAAGCTGCTGCCAAGGTAACGGGCTCCAGATTCGTGTTTTATAAAGGGCTTGGAGCACGTCTTGAACGTGCATTGATTAATTTTATGATGGATCTGCACAGCGGTGAGCACAATTATGAGGAAATGCTGCCGCCGCAAATTGTCAATAAAGACAGCCTGTATGGCACAGGCCAGCTTCCTAAGTTTGAGGAAGACCTGTTTAAGCTGCGTGACACAGAGTATTACCTGATTCCTACAGCTGAAGTTCCGGTGACCAACTATTACCGCGAGGAGATTCTGACAGCTGCAGATCTGCCGAAGTATTTTGTCGCCTACAGCTCCTGCTTCCGTTCAGAGGCAGGCTCGGCAGGCCGCGACACCCGTGGTCTGATCCGCCAGCATCAGTTTAATAAGGTGGAGCTTGTAAAGCTTACTACACCTGAGAGCTCCTATGAGGAGCTTGAGAAGATGACGGCAGACGCTGAGCGCGTGCTGCAGCTGCTGGAGCTTCCGTACCGCGTCCTGGGGCTCTGCACGGGCGATATGGGCTTCACCTCGGCCAAGACCTATGACCTTGAGGTATGGCTGCCTGAGAGCGGCATGTACCGTGAAATCTCCTCATGCTCAAATACAGAGGATTTCCAGGCCCGCCGGGCCAATATCCGCTTCCGCAAAGAGCCTAAAGCGAAGCCTGAATTCGTTCATACGCTGAATGGATCAGCACTAGCTGTAGGGCGGACTGTAGCGGCTATCCTGGAGAATTATCAGCAGGAAGACGGCAGCGTGCTGATTCCGGAAGTGCTTCAGCCGTACATGCGGAATGTAAAAGTTATCAGTCCAAAAGTTTCTCAATAA
- a CDS encoding ATP-binding protein encodes MSIKTKLSAIIFGSVLLILGLNLMLNIYTARNNLLAESKNNMKTTAMQIAVSVEQSNYSSNYVQHQMAQNLRLAAILAAEELDPDISNVSNSQLKQLADKLDVSNISLLVQTEDDIIVAKSSDPAELGLSTKGMGFWYVAFLELFAGQKVSVQQGQALENFWSGPFEYSTSNPDFIEKWGYYRDPSRNYIIDPYIRSTAVSDYVRIMEPEEIVRRSKEVNPGLLEITGMNPKTFGSETMQPDGTDSVNHKLRNRPIRFGSYIFGNIDEDKTAMMTAIRKEAPVTIDTTALGKRVLKSFIPIILPGNDDYVISVVMDYSVISSVINEELVSNITTSVLLLVIFFICSYVLSGIVTRPIKDILRKVNDVAKGNFESPLNVTSGDELGQLASRINAMTAHLYKHTNELGRALEENRAVKEHLESVINGTSDAIHTVDMEGRITSTNMAFEMLYGWNAADARIKPPYLVPATVQKQEDMRLQELREGAVLPPVETMRLKRDGSVVEVSVSTSIIRDEEGRPQAFVHVSRDMTERNRIEELLRRSEKLTTVGQLAAGVAHEIRNPLTTLRGFLQLQKEKGVLVPLHIELMLSELDRINLIVSEFLILAKPQAVHFQEKDVRYILNDVISLLDSQAHLFGIEFESRLAGQPAIVHCEENQLKQVFINIVKNAIEAMPGGGTITVSQRIEGNSVIIVISDEGEGIPEEMLPKLGEPFFTNKETGTGLGLMVSQRIIHAHKGTMEISSEYGCGAEITIILPVLRSQA; translated from the coding sequence TTGTCCATTAAAACTAAATTATCGGCGATCATTTTTGGTTCGGTGCTGTTGATACTGGGGCTTAATCTGATGCTGAATATATATACAGCCCGGAATAATTTGCTTGCTGAAAGCAAAAATAATATGAAGACGACGGCCATGCAAATCGCCGTTTCTGTCGAGCAGAGCAATTACAGCTCGAATTATGTCCAGCACCAGATGGCTCAGAACCTGCGCCTGGCGGCCATACTGGCTGCAGAGGAGCTTGACCCGGATATCAGCAATGTGAGCAATTCACAGCTGAAGCAGCTGGCGGACAAGCTGGATGTATCTAACATTTCGCTTCTTGTCCAAACCGAAGATGATATTATAGTAGCCAAATCCTCTGATCCTGCCGAGCTGGGGCTGTCTACCAAGGGCATGGGTTTTTGGTATGTCGCTTTTCTTGAGCTGTTTGCCGGACAGAAGGTATCCGTTCAGCAGGGGCAGGCGCTTGAGAACTTCTGGTCAGGGCCGTTTGAATACTCAACCTCCAATCCGGATTTTATTGAGAAGTGGGGGTACTACCGGGACCCTTCAAGAAACTATATAATAGATCCTTATATCCGCAGTACCGCAGTCAGTGATTACGTGAGAATCATGGAGCCTGAGGAGATTGTCCGGCGCTCCAAGGAGGTCAATCCCGGGCTTCTGGAGATAACGGGGATGAATCCCAAGACCTTTGGCTCTGAGACCATGCAGCCGGATGGCACGGACAGCGTGAATCATAAGCTCCGCAACCGTCCTATCCGGTTTGGTTCCTATATTTTCGGTAATATTGATGAGGATAAGACAGCAATGATGACGGCTATAAGGAAGGAAGCTCCGGTTACAATCGATACAACGGCCTTGGGAAAAAGAGTGCTTAAAAGCTTTATTCCCATTATTCTGCCGGGGAACGATGATTATGTCATCAGCGTAGTTATGGACTACTCTGTAATCTCCTCCGTTATTAATGAGGAACTGGTCAGTAATATTACCACATCGGTGCTGCTGCTGGTCATTTTCTTCATATGCAGCTATGTCCTGTCCGGTATTGTTACGAGGCCGATTAAGGATATTCTGCGGAAGGTCAACGATGTGGCCAAAGGCAACTTTGAGTCCCCGCTTAACGTTACCAGCGGGGATGAGCTGGGCCAGCTGGCCAGCCGGATTAATGCTATGACCGCTCACCTGTATAAGCATACCAATGAGCTTGGACGGGCGCTTGAGGAGAACCGGGCTGTGAAGGAGCACCTGGAGTCAGTAATCAACGGAACCTCCGATGCTATCCATACGGTAGACATGGAAGGTAGGATTACCAGTACGAACATGGCTTTTGAGATGCTCTACGGCTGGAATGCTGCTGATGCGAGGATCAAGCCGCCGTATCTTGTGCCGGCAACCGTACAGAAGCAGGAGGATATGCGGCTGCAGGAGCTAAGAGAAGGTGCTGTACTGCCGCCAGTGGAGACCATGCGGCTAAAACGCGACGGATCTGTAGTTGAGGTCAGTGTGAGCACCTCAATAATCCGGGATGAGGAGGGAAGGCCTCAGGCCTTTGTTCATGTCTCGCGTGATATGACCGAACGCAACCGGATTGAGGAGCTGCTCAGACGTTCTGAGAAATTGACGACAGTCGGCCAGCTTGCTGCAGGTGTTGCCCATGAGATCCGTAATCCGCTGACAACACTGCGCGGATTCCTGCAGCTTCAGAAGGAGAAGGGCGTTCTTGTACCCCTGCACATTGAGCTGATGCTGTCTGAGCTTGACCGGATTAACTTGATTGTGAGCGAGTTTCTGATTCTGGCCAAGCCGCAGGCGGTTCATTTTCAGGAGAAGGATGTACGGTATATTCTGAATGATGTGATTTCCCTGCTGGACAGCCAGGCGCATCTGTTCGGGATTGAATTTGAATCCCGGCTTGCAGGACAGCCTGCAATCGTGCATTGCGAGGAGAATCAGCTGAAGCAGGTCTTCATCAATATCGTCAAAAATGCAATCGAGGCGATGCCCGGAGGCGGCACTATAACCGTTTCGCAGCGGATCGAAGGAAATTCTGTTATCATTGTAATCTCAGACGAGGGTGAAGGAATTCCGGAAGAGATGCTGCCTAAGCTGGGAGAGCCCTTCTTTACGAATAAGGAGACGGGGACGGGGCTCGGACTGATGGTCAGCCAACGGATCATCCATGCCCACAAAGGCACCATGGAAATCAGCAGCGAATACGGGTGCGGGGCTGAGATCACTATTATATTGCCTGTACTACGCAGTCAGGCCTGA
- a CDS encoding GNAT family N-acetyltransferase — translation MEIKLYNHAQGIYLSLLQLQDADKLLQLRLRNRAHHQPYEPLREADYFTLESQELLLSQRISDAEQDRAYMFGIFLTDGQLIGQVTLSNLVRGVAQYADLGYFIDYAIQSKGHMTAAVRLILEYAFRGLALHRVQASILLHNDASRRVLEKSGFQAEGVARRYLKINGDWQDHRTYAILADDFLTARP, via the coding sequence ATGGAAATAAAGCTATACAATCACGCGCAGGGCATTTATCTGTCTCTTCTGCAGCTGCAGGATGCAGATAAGCTGCTCCAGCTGAGGCTGCGCAACCGAGCCCACCACCAGCCGTACGAACCGCTGCGTGAAGCGGACTATTTTACACTCGAAAGCCAGGAGCTGCTGCTAAGCCAGCGTATCAGTGATGCGGAGCAGGACAGGGCTTACATGTTCGGCATTTTCCTGACCGATGGACAGCTGATTGGCCAAGTTACCCTTTCCAATCTGGTGCGGGGTGTAGCGCAATATGCGGATCTGGGTTATTTTATAGACTATGCCATCCAAAGTAAGGGTCACATGACTGCTGCAGTGAGGCTCATTCTGGAATATGCGTTCCGTGGCCTTGCCCTGCACAGAGTCCAGGCCTCTATTCTTCTTCATAATGATGCCTCACGCCGGGTATTGGAGAAAAGCGGCTTTCAGGCTGAAGGCGTGGCCCGCCGGTACCTCAAGATTAACGGCGACTGGCAGGACCACCGGACTTATGCCATTTTGGCTGATGATTTTCTGACAGCCCGGCCTTAG